The Sphingomonas astaxanthinifaciens DSM 22298 genome has a segment encoding these proteins:
- a CDS encoding F0F1 ATP synthase subunit delta, whose product METSGGIRASLAGRYASALFDLARDERQIEAVSQSLATLKTALGESADLKALVSSPLVGRTAAAQALGATAASLGLDKLTTNFLAVLAKNGRLGQLAGIIRLFEQLAADHRGETTAEVVSARPLDDDQLAALKAQLGARVGRDIRIDARVDPAILGGLVVRLGSQMIDASIRTKLNSLATAMKG is encoded by the coding sequence GTGGAGACTTCCGGCGGCATTCGGGCCAGCTTAGCGGGACGCTATGCGTCTGCGCTGTTCGATCTTGCCCGTGACGAACGCCAGATCGAGGCGGTGTCGCAGAGCCTGGCGACGCTCAAGACCGCGCTCGGCGAATCGGCGGACCTCAAGGCCCTCGTCAGCTCGCCGCTGGTCGGCCGGACCGCCGCGGCGCAGGCGCTTGGCGCGACCGCGGCCTCGCTCGGGCTCGACAAGCTCACCACCAACTTCCTCGCCGTGCTGGCGAAGAACGGCCGGCTTGGCCAGCTCGCCGGGATCATCCGCCTGTTCGAGCAGCTTGCCGCCGACCATCGCGGCGAGACCACCGCCGAGGTCGTCAGCGCCCGCCCGCTCGACGACGACCAGCTCGCGGCATTGAAGGCCCAGCTCGGCGCGCGCGTCGGGCGCGACATCCGCATCGACGCCCGCGTCGATCCCGCCATCCTCGGGGGCCTCGTCGTCCGGCTTGGAAGCCAGATGATCGACGCCTCGATCCGCACCAAACTCAACTCCCTCGCTACGGCGATGAAAGGCTAA
- the atpD gene encoding F0F1 ATP synthase subunit beta has protein sequence MATAADTIAPTGATSNLTGRVAQVIGAVVDVAFEGELPPILAALETDNNGNRLVLEVAQHLGESVVRTIAMDATDGLTRGQLVKTTGAMIEVPVGPKTLGRIMNVIGEPIDERGPIGSDMKAPIHASAPEFVDQSTEAAILVTGIKVIDLLAPYAKGGKIGLFGGAGVGKTVLIQELINNIAKGHGGVSVFAGVGERTREGNDLYHEFLDAGVIAKDAEGNATPEGSKVALVFGQMNEPPGARARVALSGLTMAEYFRDQEGQDVLFFVDNIFRFTQAGSEVSALLGRIPSAVGYQPTLSTDMGQLQERITSTTKGSITSVQAIYVPADDLTDPAPATSFAHLDATTTLSRAISELGIYPAVDPLDSVSRVLDPRVVGQEHYETARAVQAILQKYKSLQDIIAILGMDELSEEDKLTVARARKIQRFLSQPFHVAEVFTGIPGKFVQIEDTVRSFKAVVDGEYDHLPESAFYMVGGIEEAVAKAEKMAAEA, from the coding sequence ATGGCCACCGCCGCCGACACCATCGCCCCCACGGGCGCCACCAGCAACCTCACCGGCCGCGTCGCGCAGGTGATCGGCGCCGTCGTCGACGTCGCCTTCGAGGGCGAACTGCCGCCGATCCTCGCCGCGCTCGAGACCGACAACAACGGCAATCGCCTCGTCCTCGAGGTCGCCCAGCACCTCGGCGAGAGCGTTGTCCGCACCATCGCGATGGACGCCACCGACGGCCTCACCCGCGGCCAGCTGGTCAAGACCACCGGTGCGATGATCGAGGTTCCGGTCGGCCCGAAGACCCTCGGCCGCATCATGAACGTCATCGGTGAGCCGATCGACGAGCGCGGCCCCATCGGCAGCGACATGAAGGCCCCGATCCACGCCTCGGCGCCGGAATTCGTCGACCAGTCGACCGAAGCCGCGATCCTGGTCACCGGCATCAAGGTCATCGACCTCCTCGCCCCCTACGCCAAGGGCGGCAAGATCGGCCTGTTCGGCGGCGCGGGCGTGGGCAAGACCGTGCTCATCCAGGAGCTGATCAACAACATCGCCAAGGGCCACGGCGGCGTGTCGGTCTTCGCCGGCGTCGGCGAGCGCACCCGCGAGGGCAACGACCTCTATCACGAGTTCCTCGACGCGGGCGTCATCGCCAAGGACGCCGAGGGCAATGCGACCCCCGAAGGCTCCAAGGTCGCGCTCGTGTTCGGCCAGATGAACGAGCCGCCGGGCGCCCGTGCCCGCGTCGCGCTGTCGGGCCTGACCATGGCCGAATATTTCCGCGACCAGGAGGGCCAGGACGTGCTCTTCTTCGTCGACAACATCTTCCGCTTCACCCAAGCGGGTTCGGAAGTGTCGGCGCTGCTCGGCCGTATTCCTAGCGCCGTGGGCTACCAGCCGACCCTGTCGACCGACATGGGTCAGCTGCAGGAGCGCATCACCTCGACCACCAAGGGCTCGATCACCTCGGTGCAGGCGATCTACGTGCCCGCGGACGATCTTACCGATCCGGCCCCGGCCACCAGCTTCGCCCACCTCGACGCCACCACCACGCTGTCGCGCGCCATCTCGGAGCTGGGCATCTACCCGGCGGTCGACCCGCTCGACTCGGTCAGCCGCGTGCTTGACCCGCGCGTCGTCGGCCAGGAGCATTACGAGACTGCCCGCGCGGTCCAGGCGATCCTGCAGAAGTACAAGAGCCTGCAGGACATCATCGCCATCCTCGGCATGGATGAGCTCTCGGAAGAGGACAAGCTGACCGTCGCCCGCGCGCGCAAGATCCAGCGCTTCCTTTCGCAGCCGTTCCACGTCGCCGAAGTGTTCACCGGCATCCCCGGCAAGTTCGTGCAGATCGAGGACACCGTCCGCTCGTTCAAGGCGGTGGTCGACGGCGAGTACGACCACCTTCCGGAATCGGCCTTTTACATGGTCGGCGGCATCGAAGAGGCCGTCGCCAAAGCCGAGAAGATGGCCGCCGAGGCCTGA
- a CDS encoding ArnT family glycosyltransferase codes for MPASRQADWRWPALTLLLFAGLIALNPIGYRGGGADDWQYLQAARCWAEHGPCLPRDHWWGRWPLVAPMGALIAMFGENRITVGLVPLLAALGNLLLVARLGNRLFGAPAGWLAAMLFASTPVVLAQALDPTIDNIELFFILAGAALLSEAECRAALWRFGGAGLAFGLAFQARETSIAALPAVGLFLLLRARPFWPAALAFAAGFLAPLAVELLVYGLLTGDPLFRRHLSLAHTSLPSSEIAGTSPRDALPFFRWQLIAGWRHETGIHLHPLIDGPLEVLLNPKGGWTWLAAALAFAAFRTRLPQAQRSRAAAMLAIAAAHALLLIFVFSIDPKPRMMLVPQVAAALVLGGTIALLPRLFQALLLLARIVALATAYLFESRVTAGEVAARAWLAEHPGQVETAEATRRRLALVAQVEALPLADGSRPYLLVRTNRPCASARLRDLMPGALTPVREQPLGTISPVSGKYRALCLYQYSSPQAARALAAVYESRSPFSDEERKSPR; via the coding sequence GTGCCGGCCTCGCGTCAGGCCGACTGGCGCTGGCCGGCCCTGACCCTGCTGCTGTTCGCGGGGCTGATCGCGCTCAATCCCATCGGCTATCGCGGCGGCGGCGCCGACGACTGGCAGTATCTCCAGGCCGCGCGCTGCTGGGCCGAGCACGGCCCCTGCCTGCCGCGCGACCATTGGTGGGGCCGCTGGCCGCTGGTCGCGCCGATGGGCGCGCTCATCGCCATGTTCGGCGAGAACCGCATCACGGTCGGCCTCGTTCCCCTTCTCGCCGCGCTCGGCAACCTGCTGCTCGTCGCCCGGCTCGGCAACCGGCTGTTCGGTGCGCCCGCCGGCTGGCTGGCGGCGATGCTCTTCGCCTCGACCCCGGTGGTCCTCGCCCAGGCGCTCGATCCCACCATCGACAATATCGAGTTGTTCTTCATCCTGGCAGGCGCAGCCTTGCTGAGCGAGGCGGAGTGCCGCGCTGCATTGTGGCGCTTCGGCGGTGCCGGGCTCGCCTTCGGGCTGGCCTTCCAGGCCCGCGAGACGAGCATCGCCGCTTTGCCCGCCGTCGGTCTCTTCCTGCTCCTGCGCGCGCGCCCCTTCTGGCCCGCCGCGCTCGCCTTCGCCGCTGGCTTCCTCGCCCCGCTCGCGGTCGAGCTCCTCGTCTATGGCCTCCTCACCGGCGATCCCCTGTTCCGCCGCCACCTCAGCCTCGCCCACACCTCGCTTCCCTCCAGCGAGATCGCCGGCACCTCGCCGCGCGACGCCCTGCCCTTCTTCCGCTGGCAGCTGATCGCGGGCTGGCGGCACGAGACGGGCATCCACCTCCACCCGCTGATCGACGGGCCGCTCGAGGTGCTCCTCAACCCCAAGGGGGGCTGGACCTGGCTTGCCGCGGCCCTGGCTTTCGCCGCCTTCCGCACCCGCCTGCCGCAGGCGCAGCGGAGCCGCGCGGCCGCAATGCTCGCCATCGCCGCCGCCCACGCCCTGCTCCTCATCTTCGTCTTCAGCATCGATCCCAAGCCGAGGATGATGCTGGTCCCGCAGGTCGCCGCCGCGCTGGTGCTCGGCGGGACGATCGCGCTCCTCCCCCGCCTGTTCCAGGCCTTGCTCCTCCTCGCCCGGATCGTCGCGCTCGCCACCGCCTATCTGTTCGAATCGCGCGTGACCGCGGGCGAGGTGGCGGCGCGGGCGTGGCTCGCCGAGCATCCGGGCCAGGTCGAGACCGCCGAGGCCACTCGCCGCCGCCTCGCCCTGGTGGCGCAAGTCGAGGCGCTGCCGCTCGCCGACGGCAGCCGGCCCTATCTCCTCGTCCGCACCAACCGGCCCTGCGCTTCGGCCCGCCTGCGCGACCTCATGCCGGGCGCACTAACCCCAGTCCGCGAGCAGCCGCTCGGCACCATCAGCCCCGTCTCCGGTAAATATCGCGCGCTCTGCCTTTACCAATATTCGAGCCCGCAAGCGGCCCGCGCGCTCGCGGCCGTCTATGAGAGTCGTTCGCCCTTCAGCGACGAGGAGCGCAAGAGCCCCCGTTAA
- a CDS encoding F0F1 ATP synthase subunit gamma, giving the protein MASLKALKIRIGSVKSTQKITKAMKMVAAAKLRRAQSNAEQGRPYSQRLSEVVASLASRITVGPQSPKLIAGTGSDQRHLIVVASSDRGLAGAFNTNIVRAVRRTADALIAEGKDVKFLIVGRKSRPVLTRFFGAERIAGQIDTSEMKNPAYADAQAVAAEVMRRFEAGQFDVAHLAYSNFRSVLTQEPVVEQIIPVKPRAANDAGAATSSAVVEYEPDEETILADLLPKNVAIQIYRAMLENQAGFYGSQMTAMDNATRNAGDMIKKLGIIYNRQRQAAITTELVEIISGAEAL; this is encoded by the coding sequence ATGGCAAGCCTCAAGGCCCTCAAGATCCGCATCGGCTCGGTGAAGTCGACGCAGAAGATCACCAAGGCGATGAAGATGGTCGCCGCGGCCAAGCTGCGTCGTGCGCAGTCCAATGCCGAGCAGGGCCGCCCCTATTCGCAGCGCCTGTCGGAGGTGGTCGCCAGCCTCGCCAGCCGGATCACCGTCGGCCCGCAGAGCCCGAAGCTGATCGCCGGGACCGGCAGCGACCAGCGCCACCTGATCGTGGTCGCCTCGTCCGACCGCGGCCTTGCCGGCGCCTTCAACACCAACATCGTCCGCGCGGTGCGCCGCACCGCCGACGCGCTCATCGCCGAGGGCAAGGACGTCAAGTTCCTGATCGTCGGCCGCAAGAGCCGCCCGGTCCTCACCCGCTTCTTCGGCGCGGAGCGGATCGCCGGCCAGATCGACACCAGCGAGATGAAGAACCCGGCCTATGCCGACGCGCAGGCCGTCGCCGCCGAGGTGATGCGCCGGTTCGAGGCGGGGCAGTTCGACGTCGCCCACCTCGCTTACTCGAACTTCCGCTCGGTCCTGACCCAGGAGCCGGTGGTCGAGCAGATCATCCCGGTGAAGCCCAGGGCCGCCAACGACGCCGGTGCGGCGACCTCGTCGGCCGTGGTCGAATATGAGCCGGACGAGGAGACCATCCTCGCCGACCTGCTGCCCAAGAACGTCGCGATCCAGATCTATCGCGCGATGCTCGAGAACCAGGCCGGTTTCTACGGCAGCCAGATGACCGCGATGGACAACGCCACCCGCAACGCCGGCGACATGATCAAGAAGCTCGGCATCATCTACAACCGCCAGCGCCAGGCGGCGATCACGACCGAGCTGGTCGAGATCATCTCCGGCGCCGAAGCGCTCTAA
- a CDS encoding helix-turn-helix transcriptional regulator — translation MPRTAADSADPHSLAPVELIAGEVRVGAFSPHRHETYTIAATTSGVQSFNYRGDRRRSLPGQLLVLHPDELHDGYCSDSAGFSYRAIYLPPAQVQSVIGGVPLPFLANGVSSDPDLVGSALRLMAACAATPDAFAYQDALHGLVSALQRCAGAAPARRTANRAAVTKVREYLDTVPGPGTSLDQLEALAGTDRWSLTRDFRALLGTSPYRYLVYRRLGRAKALLRQGQSLAAAAHDAGFSDQSHFCRVFKAAFGLTPRAWHRAERRRTIIL, via the coding sequence ATGCCCCGCACCGCGGCCGACAGCGCTGATCCCCATTCCCTCGCCCCGGTCGAGCTGATCGCGGGCGAGGTCCGGGTCGGCGCCTTCTCGCCGCATCGCCACGAGACCTACACCATCGCCGCGACCACCAGCGGGGTGCAGTCGTTCAACTATCGCGGCGACCGCCGGCGCTCGCTCCCCGGGCAGCTCCTGGTCCTCCATCCCGACGAGCTCCACGATGGCTATTGCAGCGATTCCGCCGGCTTCTCCTACCGCGCGATCTACTTGCCGCCCGCCCAGGTCCAGAGCGTGATCGGCGGCGTGCCCCTGCCCTTCCTCGCCAATGGGGTCTCGAGCGACCCTGATCTGGTCGGCTCGGCGCTCCGCCTCATGGCAGCCTGCGCGGCCACGCCCGACGCTTTCGCCTACCAAGACGCGCTCCACGGCCTCGTCTCCGCGCTGCAGCGCTGCGCCGGCGCCGCCCCGGCCAGGCGGACCGCCAATCGCGCCGCTGTCACCAAGGTCCGCGAATATCTCGACACCGTGCCCGGGCCCGGCACCAGCCTCGACCAGCTCGAAGCGCTCGCCGGCACCGACCGCTGGTCCCTCACCCGCGACTTCCGCGCGCTCCTCGGCACGAGCCCCTATCGCTACCTCGTATATCGCCGGCTGGGGCGCGCAAAGGCGCTGCTTCGCCAGGGCCAGAGCCTCGCCGCCGCCGCCCACGACGCGGGCTTTTCCGACCAGAGCCACTTCTGCCGCGTCTTCAAGGCCGCCTTCGGCCTCACCCCTCGCGCCTGGCACCGCGCCGAGCGCCGCCGCACGATCATTCTATAA
- the atpA gene encoding F0F1 ATP synthase subunit alpha, whose protein sequence is MDIRAAEISRVIRDQIANFDADAQVSEVGQVLSVGDGIARIHGLDNVQAGEMVEFDNGVKGMALNLESDNVGVVIFGSDSEIREGSTAKRTGTIVDVPVGKGLLGRVVDALGNPIDGKGPIITDQRSRVEVKAPGIIPRKSVHEPVQTGLKALDALVPVGRGQRELIIGDRQTGKTAVALDTFINQKAANAGDDESQKLYCIYVAVGQKRSTVAQIVRALEENGAMDYSIVVAATASEPAPLQFLAPYTGAAMGEYFRDNGMHAVIVYDDLSKQAVAYRQMSLLLRRPPGREAYPGDVFYLHSRLLERAAKLNDANGNGSLTALPIIETQAGDVSAYIPTNVISITDGQIFLETDLFYQGIRPAINVGLSVSRVGSAAQTKAMKKVAGSIKLELAQYREMAAFAQFGSDLDASTQKLLARGARLTELLKQPQYNPMPVEEQVVSIFAGTQGFIDSVPVSDVTRYEAAMLSFMRSDKPEILAKIRDTKALDDETAAALKSALADFGKQFG, encoded by the coding sequence ATGGACATCCGCGCCGCTGAAATCTCCCGCGTCATCCGCGACCAGATCGCGAACTTCGATGCCGATGCGCAGGTCTCCGAGGTCGGTCAGGTGCTGTCGGTCGGCGACGGCATCGCCCGCATCCACGGCCTCGACAATGTCCAGGCCGGCGAGATGGTCGAGTTCGACAATGGGGTGAAGGGCATGGCCCTCAACCTCGAGAGCGACAATGTCGGCGTCGTCATCTTCGGCTCGGACTCGGAGATCCGCGAAGGCTCGACCGCCAAGCGCACCGGCACCATCGTCGACGTTCCCGTCGGCAAGGGCCTGCTCGGCCGCGTGGTCGACGCGCTCGGCAACCCGATCGACGGCAAGGGCCCGATCATCACCGACCAGCGCAGCCGCGTCGAGGTCAAGGCGCCCGGCATCATCCCGCGCAAGTCGGTCCACGAGCCGGTGCAGACCGGTTTGAAGGCGCTCGACGCGCTCGTCCCCGTCGGCCGCGGCCAGCGTGAGCTGATCATCGGCGACCGCCAGACCGGCAAGACCGCCGTCGCGCTCGACACCTTCATCAACCAGAAGGCCGCCAACGCCGGCGACGACGAATCGCAGAAGCTCTACTGCATCTACGTCGCCGTGGGTCAGAAGCGTTCGACCGTCGCGCAGATCGTCCGCGCGCTCGAGGAGAATGGCGCGATGGACTATTCCATCGTCGTCGCCGCCACCGCCTCGGAGCCCGCCCCGCTGCAGTTCCTCGCGCCCTACACCGGCGCCGCGATGGGCGAATATTTCCGCGACAACGGCATGCACGCCGTGATTGTCTATGACGACCTTTCCAAGCAGGCCGTCGCCTATCGCCAGATGTCGCTGCTGCTCCGCCGTCCGCCGGGCCGCGAAGCCTATCCGGGCGACGTCTTCTATCTCCACAGCCGGCTGCTCGAGCGCGCCGCCAAGCTCAACGACGCCAACGGCAACGGCTCGCTGACCGCGCTCCCGATCATCGAGACCCAGGCGGGCGACGTGTCGGCCTACATCCCGACCAACGTCATCTCGATCACCGACGGCCAGATCTTCCTCGAGACCGACCTGTTCTATCAGGGCATCCGTCCGGCCATCAACGTCGGCCTCTCGGTCAGCCGCGTCGGCTCAGCCGCGCAGACTAAGGCGATGAAGAAGGTCGCCGGCTCGATCAAGCTCGAGCTCGCCCAGTATCGCGAGATGGCGGCGTTCGCGCAGTTCGGTTCGGACCTCGACGCCTCGACCCAGAAGCTGCTGGCCCGCGGCGCGCGCCTGACCGAGCTGCTGAAGCAGCCGCAGTACAACCCGATGCCGGTCGAGGAGCAGGTCGTCTCGATCTTCGCCGGTACCCAGGGATTCATCGACAGCGTGCCGGTCAGCGACGTCACCCGCTACGAGGCGGCGATGCTGAGCTTCATGCGCTCGGACAAGCCGGAGATCCTGGCCAAGATCCGCGACACCAAGGCGCTCGACGACGAGACCGCCGCGGCGCTGAAGAGCGCGCTCGCCGATTTCGGCAAGCAGTTCGGTTAA
- a CDS encoding imm11 family protein produces MVCFLSCSNPYGESVGTPIVDDPRAAPLLEMAFADPEEVSWKAKLKNVVQMKQGYRVDPGSAPKAIEWGSTKFPLPDIISNQQVLAVCDRFRLLVEHFEPNVHQFIPVDVKIAGHAGPVATYYWFVVCRRIDSVDPDSTTFKWELDYTGQDGFWSDYELDGARLIFSDAKAAGHHVWMDPHVLTLNSPLCSEEFGRAALAGNFSGLNVTPRETV; encoded by the coding sequence ATGGTCTGTTTCCTGAGCTGTTCCAATCCGTACGGTGAGAGTGTCGGGACACCGATCGTCGACGATCCACGCGCTGCCCCGCTTCTCGAAATGGCCTTTGCCGATCCGGAAGAGGTATCGTGGAAGGCCAAGCTCAAGAACGTCGTGCAGATGAAGCAAGGCTACCGCGTCGACCCGGGCTCGGCACCCAAGGCCATCGAGTGGGGTTCGACCAAATTCCCGCTTCCTGACATCATCTCGAACCAGCAGGTGCTCGCGGTCTGCGACCGCTTCCGCTTGCTCGTCGAGCACTTCGAGCCGAACGTTCACCAATTCATTCCGGTCGACGTCAAGATTGCCGGTCACGCAGGGCCCGTCGCCACCTACTATTGGTTCGTGGTCTGCCGAAGGATCGACAGCGTGGACCCGGACAGCACGACGTTCAAATGGGAACTGGACTACACCGGGCAAGACGGCTTCTGGAGCGACTATGAGCTCGACGGCGCGAGGCTCATCTTCAGCGATGCCAAGGCCGCGGGGCATCACGTCTGGATGGATCCCCACGTGCTCACCTTGAATTCGCCCCTCTGCTCCGAAGAATTCGGTAGGGCCGCGCTCGCCGGCAACTTTTCCGGCTTGAATGTCACTCCTCGCGAAACGGTATGA
- a CDS encoding ATP synthase F1 subunit epsilon: MPDLRFTLVTPERQLMSEDVYMVVVPGSEGEFGVLAGHAPFMTTLRDGNLSVIRKEGAAPETIRVSGGFAEVGDNGLTILAESAEA; this comes from the coding sequence ATGCCCGACCTTCGCTTCACCCTTGTCACGCCCGAGCGCCAGCTGATGAGCGAGGACGTCTACATGGTGGTCGTCCCCGGCAGCGAGGGCGAGTTCGGCGTGCTGGCGGGCCATGCGCCCTTCATGACCACGCTGCGCGACGGCAATCTCTCGGTCATCCGCAAGGAAGGCGCCGCACCCGAGACCATCCGCGTGTCGGGCGGTTTCGCCGAGGTCGGCGATAACGGCCTCACCATCCTCGCCGAAAGCGCCGAGGCTTAA
- a CDS encoding CpaF family protein has product MNAFGKRGGGRPSFGVARPMKGGTSGGGDQFPALEEAPSAPVEAEEPGAPAMGAMDRLNHRMNGSAEAGSSKQEGFEASVHRIKEQVLPRLLERVDPEAAATLGKDELAEEFRPIISEVLTELKINLNRREQFALEKVLVDELLGLGPLEELLADPAVSDIMVNGPDQTFIEKKGKLQLAQIQFRDEEHLFQIAQRIVNKVGRRVDQTTPLADARLQDGSRVNVIIPPLSLKGTAISIRKFSEKPITLDMMRGFGSMSEKMATVLKIAGAARMNIIISGGTGSGKTTMLNALSKMIDPGERVITIEDAAELRLQQPHWLPLETRPPNLEGQGAITIRDLVINALRMRPDRIILGEIRGQECFDLLAAMNTGHDGSMATLHSNSPRECLARMENMVMMGDIKIPKEAISRQIADSVDLIVQVKRLRDGSRRTTNITEVIGMEGEVIVTQELFKFEYLDETADGKIIGEYRSMGLRPYTLDKAKQFGFDQPYLEACL; this is encoded by the coding sequence ATGAACGCATTCGGGAAGCGCGGCGGGGGACGTCCCAGCTTCGGTGTCGCCCGCCCGATGAAGGGTGGCACGAGCGGCGGGGGCGACCAGTTCCCGGCGCTGGAGGAAGCGCCCTCCGCCCCCGTAGAGGCCGAGGAGCCCGGCGCGCCCGCCATGGGTGCGATGGACCGCCTCAACCACCGCATGAACGGCAGCGCCGAGGCGGGGTCGTCCAAGCAGGAAGGCTTCGAGGCCAGCGTTCACCGGATCAAGGAGCAGGTGCTCCCGCGCCTGCTCGAGCGCGTCGATCCCGAGGCCGCCGCGACGCTCGGCAAGGACGAGCTCGCCGAGGAATTCCGCCCGATCATCTCGGAGGTGCTGACCGAGCTCAAGATCAACCTCAACCGGCGCGAACAGTTCGCGCTCGAAAAGGTGCTGGTCGACGAGCTGCTCGGTTTGGGACCGCTCGAGGAGCTGCTCGCCGATCCGGCGGTCAGCGACATCATGGTCAACGGCCCCGACCAGACCTTCATCGAAAAGAAGGGCAAGCTCCAGCTCGCCCAGATCCAGTTCCGCGACGAGGAGCATCTGTTCCAGATCGCCCAGCGGATCGTGAACAAGGTCGGCCGCCGCGTCGACCAGACCACCCCGCTCGCCGACGCCCGCCTCCAGGACGGCAGCCGCGTCAACGTCATCATCCCGCCCCTGAGCCTCAAGGGCACCGCCATCTCCATCCGTAAGTTCTCGGAAAAGCCGATCACGCTCGACATGATGCGTGGCTTCGGCTCGATGAGCGAGAAGATGGCGACCGTGCTCAAGATCGCGGGCGCGGCGCGGATGAACATCATCATCTCGGGCGGTACCGGCTCGGGCAAGACGACGATGCTCAACGCCTTGTCGAAGATGATCGACCCGGGCGAGCGCGTTATCACCATCGAGGACGCGGCCGAACTTCGCCTGCAGCAGCCGCACTGGCTGCCGCTCGAAACCCGTCCGCCCAACCTCGAGGGGCAAGGCGCGATCACCATCCGCGACCTCGTCATCAACGCGCTGCGTATGCGTCCCGACCGGATCATCCTCGGCGAAATCCGTGGCCAGGAGTGTTTCGACCTTCTGGCCGCGATGAACACGGGTCACGACGGCTCGATGGCCACGCTCCACTCCAACTCCCCGCGCGAATGCCTCGCGCGTATGGAGAACATGGTGATGATGGGCGACATCAAGATCCCGAAGGAGGCGATCAGCCGCCAGATCGCGGACTCGGTCGACCTCATCGTCCAGGTGAAGCGCCTCCGCGACGGCTCGCGCCGCACCACCAACATCACCGAGGTGATCGGGATGGAGGGCGAGGTCATCGTCACCCAGGAACTGTTCAAGTTCGAGTATCTGGACGAGACCGCCGACGGCAAGATCATCGGCGAATATCGCTCGATGGGCCTCCGCCCCTACACCCTCGACAAGGCCAAGCAGTTCGGCTTCGACCAGCCCTATCTCGAGGCCTGCCTGTAA